In the genome of Dickeya fangzhongdai, one region contains:
- a CDS encoding DJ-1/PfpI family protein, with protein MTDDIKNNAPGAQLSSRGQVSNEPLNIVFAVYNGGTLLDFAGPSEIFHRLPNTNVRYASLNGGTVTLEFGVKYGNTERLIDIFKTDLIMVPGGSDMTEAMHPEYLAQIGRLAKNAKYITSVCTGSLSLAAAGVLKGKRSACHWAFVNRLAEYGAIPVSDRFVEDDNGRFMSGGGVTSGIDFALHVAEKLKGKQHAEFTQLVIEYDPAPQFSSGHPRSASPEVLAMVEKVLPGATKGLARIPVIK; from the coding sequence ATGACAGATGATATTAAAAATAACGCCCCTGGCGCTCAATTAAGCAGCAGGGGCCAGGTTTCAAACGAACCTCTCAACATTGTTTTTGCTGTATACAATGGAGGTACGCTTCTCGACTTTGCCGGCCCCAGCGAGATCTTTCACCGACTGCCAAATACAAACGTTCGCTATGCCAGTCTCAACGGAGGAACCGTAACTCTCGAATTCGGCGTTAAGTACGGCAATACAGAGCGACTGATAGATATATTTAAGACTGATTTGATCATGGTACCTGGTGGCTCAGATATGACTGAAGCCATGCACCCTGAGTATCTGGCTCAGATAGGCCGACTGGCTAAAAACGCTAAATATATAACGTCGGTATGCACAGGCTCGCTCTCGCTTGCTGCGGCAGGCGTCCTTAAAGGCAAACGAAGTGCCTGCCATTGGGCTTTCGTCAACAGACTGGCAGAATACGGCGCCATTCCGGTTTCGGATCGTTTCGTTGAGGATGACAACGGCCGATTTATGAGCGGCGGAGGTGTAACGTCAGGTATTGATTTTGCGCTTCATGTTGCCGAAAAGCTGAAGGGAAAGCAGCATGCCGAATTCACACAGCTTGTCATCGAATATGATCCCGCTCCGCAATTCAGTTCCGGTCACCCAAGAAGTGCTTCGCCGGAGGTGCTTGCGATGGTTGAAAAAGTACTGCCTGGTGCCACCAAGGGCCTTGCACGAATTCCTGTCATTAAATAA